In Methanomicrobium antiquum, one DNA window encodes the following:
- a CDS encoding DUF1894 domain-containing protein — protein MGCLDKLPYEVILRNVSFSECREYLKKNYKEVYTVSPGYKIFDVHIIGVPPVTIALDDDIVIFPYTKPCHGTFLVKVSSEEESVKIRKNQIKK, from the coding sequence ATGGGATGCCTAGATAAGCTTCCGTATGAGGTAATTTTGAGAAACGTAAGTTTTTCCGAGTGCAGAGAATATCTTAAGAAAAATTACAAGGAAGTCTATACAGTCTCTCCCGGTTACAAAATATTTGATGTGCATATAATAGGTGTACCTCCTGTAACAATTGCTCTTGATGATGACATAGTTATATTTCCATATACAAAGCCTTGTCATGGAACCTTTCTGGTAAAAGTTTCAAGTGAAGAGGAATCAGTAAAAATTAGAAAAAATCAGATTAAAAAATGA
- a CDS encoding DUF1890 domain-containing protein yields MEILNNSGSALLVLGCPQVPVQTTSVLYIAAKLKKAGIKTVVAGTPAARLLIKYADFDGHYIDEIKDLDFIIDAIIEKGEKYPLCFVFIHNDAGVSYAATMDSIMKSVLYPVIFGSDADELSTQITFECEKISVPATHNPKPLINEINKVIKWDA; encoded by the coding sequence ATGGAAATTTTAAACAATTCAGGCTCAGCGCTATTGGTTCTTGGATGTCCTCAGGTTCCTGTTCAGACGACATCTGTTTTGTATATTGCCGCAAAGCTAAAAAAAGCCGGTATAAAGACCGTTGTTGCAGGAACCCCTGCCGCCAGACTGCTTATCAAATATGCTGATTTTGACGGACATTATATAGACGAGATAAAGGATTTGGATTTTATAATCGATGCAATAATAGAAAAAGGAGAGAAATATCCTTTATGCTTTGTTTTCATTCACAATGATGCAGGTGTATCATATGCCGCAACAATGGATTCCATAATGAAATCTGTTTTATATCCTGTTATTTTTGGAAGTGATGCCGATGAACTGTCTACTCAGATTACATTTGAATGCGAAAAGATATCTGTGCCGGCAACTCACAATCCAAAACCTCTGATAAATGAAATAAACAAGGTGATAAAATGGGATGCCTAG
- the cbiQ gene encoding cobalt ECF transporter T component CbiQ, whose product MIEELYSIERQAMGNSYIHNMDARIKIIIVFSVIIAMVAYPYSKDIIIPGIFFYFFFLTLWILSKLSFFSYLKRILMILPFGIFIIIFQIFFKNRYYDIFTPIIDLPLDIHIYLESVEFALILLVKFIVCISFIVLLSSTTTMQDMLTGARRLGLPSEFALITGLMIRYLFVFADIFEKVKNSFDTRCFNSFNRSLPYSYRLRTLAYTVGTIFIRSYEQGERTYTSMLCRGYSKDSFLHVGKKKLKPGEIKFLSFSLMLVIVIPIVSYLFSGSVI is encoded by the coding sequence ATGATTGAAGAGCTGTATTCTATAGAACGCCAGGCGATGGGAAACAGCTATATTCACAATATGGATGCCCGGATAAAAATAATAATTGTATTTTCTGTAATAATTGCAATGGTAGCATATCCATATTCCAAAGATATAATTATTCCAGGGATTTTTTTCTATTTTTTCTTTTTAACACTGTGGATATTATCAAAATTAAGTTTTTTCTCATATCTGAAAAGAATTCTTATGATTCTTCCATTTGGGATATTCATAATTATTTTTCAGATTTTTTTTAAAAACCGTTATTATGATATATTCACACCGATAATAGATCTTCCCCTCGACATTCATATTTATTTGGAATCGGTTGAATTTGCTTTAATTTTACTTGTAAAGTTCATAGTCTGTATATCTTTCATAGTACTTTTATCTTCAACAACTACTATGCAGGACATGCTAACAGGTGCAAGAAGACTCGGACTTCCTTCTGAGTTTGCTTTAATTACAGGTCTTATGATAAGGTACCTCTTTGTATTTGCAGACATTTTTGAAAAAGTAAAAAACTCATTTGATACAAGATGTTTTAATTCATTTAATAGATCGCTTCCATATAGTTATCGTCTAAGGACTCTTGCATATACAGTTGGAACAATATTTATCAGATCATACGAACAGGGTGAACGTACCTATACAAGTATGCTATGCAGAGGGTATAGTAAAGACTCTTTTCTTCATGTTGGAAAAAAGAAATTAAAACCGGGAGAAATCAAATTCTTATCTTTTTCTCTGATGCTTGTAATAGTAATACCAATAGTTTCTTATCTTTTCTCAGGATCCGTCATATGA
- a CDS encoding manganese efflux pump MntP family protein, with amino-acid sequence MNLISVFAIAAGLAMDSFAVSVSSGTTKIKGKFRAAVVIGLVFGFFQGFMPVLGWVLGINFTGFILDYAHWIAFFLLFIIGIKMIEESDEKLIDIQNPYVLLLLGIATSIDALAVGLSFAFLNESVLFPAFIIGIFTFVISFFGVYLGDKLQSSTGRYATFIGGIILILIGVKIVLENSL; translated from the coding sequence ATGAATTTAATCTCTGTTTTTGCCATAGCGGCAGGACTTGCAATGGATTCATTTGCAGTTTCTGTGTCATCCGGAACAACAAAGATTAAAGGCAAATTTAGAGCGGCTGTCGTAATTGGTCTTGTTTTTGGATTTTTTCAGGGCTTCATGCCGGTATTGGGGTGGGTTTTAGGGATTAATTTTACTGGATTTATTCTGGATTATGCTCACTGGATAGCTTTTTTTCTTCTCTTCATAATTGGAATTAAAATGATTGAGGAGAGTGATGAAAAATTAATAGATATCCAAAATCCCTATGTTCTTTTGCTTCTTGGAATCGCAACAAGTATTGATGCTTTGGCAGTTGGTCTTTCATTTGCATTTTTAAATGAATCTGTATTATTCCCTGCATTTATTATTGGCATATTTACATTTGTTATCTCATTTTTTGGAGTATATCTTGGTGATAAACTCCAAAGTTCGACAGGAAGATATGCGACTTTCATAGGCGGGATTATTCTGATATTAATTGGGGTTAAAATAGTTCTTGAAAATAGCCTATAA
- a CDS encoding DUF2156 domain-containing protein produces the protein MLDISDFKPVTLDDRNFFKSFYERFPIQHSDNTFTNMVCWNDYAQYEYYTNNDALVISSTIENKTSFRGPFGIYDDNLLKEVLKLAKKTNHPLAYQIFDEETKARILALYPDINLSSDRDYYDYVYKTDILSKLPGKKFLNIRKHINSFKKRCNYTTEPMTSESVQDVIDFFFKWCEWKECKKNPIMNYEKNATIYSVKHFEQLGLCGLLLKNENEISAISIYEELNKDTIVIHYEKGLPDCEGNYKVINNEVARLVSGKYDYINRESDLGIDGLRIAKMRYYPEFFAKVYNIDANDIPEI, from the coding sequence ATGCTTGATATAAGTGATTTTAAACCGGTAACACTGGATGACAGAAATTTTTTTAAATCCTTTTATGAAAGATTTCCAATACAGCACAGCGACAACACCTTTACAAATATGGTGTGTTGGAATGACTATGCACAATATGAATACTATACCAATAATGACGCACTGGTTATTTCAAGTACAATAGAAAATAAAACCTCTTTTCGAGGTCCTTTTGGAATTTATGATGATAATCTTTTAAAAGAGGTTCTAAAACTTGCAAAAAAAACAAATCACCCGCTTGCATATCAGATATTTGACGAAGAAACAAAAGCCCGAATCCTCGCTTTATATCCGGATATTAATCTTTCATCAGATAGGGATTACTATGATTACGTTTATAAAACAGATATTTTATCAAAACTCCCCGGAAAAAAATTTCTAAATATCAGAAAACACATAAACAGCTTTAAAAAGAGATGCAATTATACAACCGAACCTATGACCTCAGAATCCGTTCAGGATGTCATTGATTTTTTTTTTAAATGGTGTGAATGGAAAGAGTGCAAAAAAAACCCTATTATGAATTATGAAAAAAATGCAACCATTTATTCAGTAAAACATTTTGAACAGCTTGGCCTTTGTGGATTGCTTTTAAAAAACGAAAACGAAATAAGTGCTATTTCAATATATGAAGAATTAAACAAAGATACAATAGTAATTCATTATGAAAAAGGCCTGCCTGACTGTGAAGGAAATTATAAGGTTATTAACAATGAGGTTGCCAGACTTGTTTCAGGCAAATATGATTACATAAACAGAGAATCAGATCTTGGGATTGATGGCTTAAGAATTGCAAAAATGCGTTATTATCCGGAATTCTTTGCAAAAGTATACAATATTGATGCAAACGATATTCCGGAGATTTAA
- a CDS encoding aconitase X catalytic domain-containing protein: MYLDSEDESILNGEYGETRQKMMEILLALGKVFNAENLVPITSAQISGASYKTIGEWGLEWLNNLDARVAVPSILNPIGMPRESWRDIGISTEFAENQNKVIKAYKRLGIKMECTCTPYYLNITNYGDHLAWSESSAVSYANSVIGARTNREGGPSALAAAMIGKTPNYGLHLFKNRMPEITIEVESGSGVHSGHYGAIGYLAGKIAGNKIPFLTNIRPSRDQLKALGAAMAASGAVALYHVKGITPETKLPTFKTEPVEKVVIEQSEIESLFEKSDVDAVAVGCPHCSPDELSRLASLLEGKKTTKTFFVFVAKGVKDSNMGYVSKIEKSGAKVVEDTCIVVSPAMDVFDTVMVDSGKAFAYVPNMCGCNVRIGTLEECVLAATS, translated from the coding sequence ATGTATCTTGATAGTGAAGATGAAAGTATTTTAAATGGTGAATATGGAGAGACAAGGCAGAAGATGATGGAAATTCTTCTTGCACTTGGAAAAGTATTCAATGCAGAAAATCTTGTACCCATAACAAGTGCACAGATTAGTGGTGCATCCTATAAGACTATAGGAGAATGGGGGCTTGAATGGCTAAATAACCTTGATGCACGTGTTGCTGTTCCTTCAATTTTAAATCCAATCGGAATGCCGCGTGAAAGCTGGAGGGATATTGGAATATCAACAGAGTTTGCAGAAAACCAGAATAAGGTAATAAAAGCCTACAAGCGTCTTGGAATAAAAATGGAGTGTACATGCACTCCATATTATCTTAATATTACAAATTATGGAGATCATCTGGCATGGTCAGAGTCATCTGCTGTATCATATGCCAATTCAGTGATTGGAGCAAGAACCAATAGAGAGGGAGGCCCTTCTGCACTTGCGGCCGCAATGATTGGTAAAACACCCAATTATGGTCTTCATCTCTTCAAAAACAGAATGCCTGAAATTACAATTGAGGTTGAATCCGGCAGTGGTGTTCACAGCGGGCATTATGGCGCAATAGGTTATCTTGCAGGAAAAATAGCAGGAAATAAAATTCCCTTTTTGACAAACATCCGTCCGTCAAGAGATCAGCTAAAAGCCCTTGGTGCAGCTATGGCGGCATCCGGAGCTGTTGCACTATACCATGTAAAGGGCATCACTCCTGAAACAAAGCTTCCTACATTTAAAACAGAACCTGTTGAGAAGGTTGTTATTGAACAGTCCGAAATTGAAAGTCTTTTTGAGAAGTCTGATGTTGATGCTGTTGCAGTTGGATGTCCGCACTGTTCACCTGATGAGTTATCCCGTCTTGCATCTCTTCTTGAAGGCAAAAAAACTACGAAAACCTTCTTTGTCTTTGTAGCTAAGGGAGTGAAGGATTCAAACATGGGATATGTCAGTAAAATCGAAAAGAGTGGTGCAAAGGTTGTTGAAGACACCTGCATTGTAGTATCTCCGGCGATGGATGTATTTGACACAGTAATGGTTGATTCAGGAAAAGCATTCGCATATGTTCCAAATATGTGTGGATGCAATGTAAGAATAGGAACACTTGAAGAGTGTGTTTTAGCCGCAACAAGTTAA
- a CDS encoding GNAT family N-acetyltransferase: MNLKYVDFEITIVNKWDKTEIVELYRDGNWWDESWNPEEIGSLIKGSFIFAVAVDKSTNSAIGMGRIISDGVSDGYIQDLVVKKDYRKLGIGKCILNTLVKEAQSKGLTWIGLIAEPETSGFYKSEGFFVMENYIPMIYRK, translated from the coding sequence ATGAATTTAAAATATGTAGATTTTGAGATAACAATTGTTAATAAATGGGATAAAACAGAGATTGTTGAACTCTACAGGGATGGCAACTGGTGGGATGAATCCTGGAATCCTGAAGAAATTGGAAGTTTAATTAAGGGGAGCTTTATATTTGCAGTGGCTGTAGATAAATCAACAAATTCGGCAATAGGTATGGGAAGAATAATATCTGACGGAGTCTCAGACGGATACATACAGGACCTTGTTGTCAAAAAAGATTACAGAAAACTTGGAATTGGGAAATGTATCCTGAACACTCTTGTTAAAGAGGCTCAATCAAAAGGACTTACATGGATAGGATTAATAGCTGAGCCTGAAACGTCCGGATTTTATAAATCTGAAGGTTTTTTTGTTATGGAGAATTATATCCCTATGATATACAGGAAATGA